The Arthrobacter russicus genome has a segment encoding these proteins:
- a CDS encoding peptidoglycan-binding domain-containing protein, translating into MPNVFVTGSFKLGAGNSQPISDVNQRPVWASNTESWGTMKFTKSVLSNWSRKAALGAAAGALLSATLVAAPAQAANGGYCSKQVINLAADGTYYAVPADSNFNVLCRLDQGANSVAVKALQAGLNGRCAVSAGLAVDGAFGPATRAALVRAQQKFGVTADGIYGPNTARVFKWTSGKGNCYSSGA; encoded by the coding sequence TTGCCCAACGTTTTTGTGACTGGTAGTTTCAAATTGGGTGCTGGGAACAGTCAACCTATTTCGGACGTCAATCAACGCCCGGTCTGGGCGTCCAATACAGAAAGTTGGGGAACAATGAAGTTCACGAAATCTGTACTTTCCAACTGGTCCCGAAAAGCAGCGCTCGGGGCTGCTGCAGGTGCGCTGCTCAGCGCTACACTCGTCGCAGCACCAGCCCAGGCCGCCAACGGCGGCTACTGCTCCAAACAAGTCATCAACTTGGCAGCTGACGGAACTTACTACGCAGTGCCGGCCGATTCCAACTTCAATGTGCTTTGCCGATTGGATCAGGGCGCGAACTCGGTTGCGGTGAAAGCGTTGCAAGCCGGGTTGAATGGGCGCTGCGCGGTCAGTGCTGGGCTTGCCGTGGATGGCGCTTTTGGCCCGGCGACCCGGGCGGCGCTGGTAAGAGCCCAGCAGAAGTTCGGAGTCACGGCTGACGGAATCTACGGGCCGAACACGGCCAGAGTTTTCAAATGGACCAGCGGTAAAGGCAATTGCTACTCCTCCGGTGCTTGA
- the sfnG gene encoding dimethylsulfone monooxygenase SfnG has translation MNSPTQHQVDLSTPLKFAYWVPNVSGGLVVSTIEQRTDWSFDYNRELARIAERSGFEYALTQTRYAASYGADKQHEATSFSLALLAATEKLKVIAAVHPGMWHPGVLAKFVITADHLSNGRAAVNIVSGWLKAEFVNFGLPWLVHDERYVRTEEFIRVLRGLWTEKGFSHTGKYYNIADFTLQPAPVAVAGRPHPEIFFGGNSTAAQATAGRVADWYFSNGKDLDGFSENISGVLAAAVPLGRRPRFGLNGFVIARDTEKEARETLREIVAKAHKPAVEGFRDAVQEAGPATKDGKGMWTDSSFEDLIQYNDGFKTQLIGTPEQIATRIVEYKKRGVNLLLTCYLHFQEELATFGRDILPIVRELEADAARQADVELVVA, from the coding sequence ATGAACAGTCCGACGCAGCACCAAGTAGACCTTTCCACTCCGCTCAAGTTCGCCTATTGGGTGCCGAACGTCTCCGGCGGGCTGGTGGTCAGCACCATCGAGCAACGCACCGACTGGAGCTTCGACTACAACCGGGAATTGGCCCGGATCGCGGAACGGAGCGGCTTCGAGTACGCGCTGACCCAGACCCGCTACGCCGCTTCCTACGGGGCGGACAAACAACACGAAGCCACCAGCTTTTCGCTGGCTTTGCTGGCGGCCACGGAGAAGCTGAAAGTGATTGCCGCGGTGCACCCGGGAATGTGGCACCCGGGCGTGCTGGCGAAGTTCGTGATCACCGCCGACCACCTCTCCAACGGCCGGGCGGCGGTGAACATCGTTTCCGGTTGGCTCAAGGCCGAATTCGTGAATTTCGGCCTGCCGTGGTTGGTGCACGACGAACGCTATGTCCGGACCGAGGAATTCATCCGGGTTCTGCGTGGGCTCTGGACCGAGAAGGGGTTCTCGCACACTGGGAAGTACTACAACATCGCGGACTTCACCCTGCAACCGGCACCCGTGGCGGTTGCCGGGCGGCCGCATCCGGAGATCTTCTTCGGTGGGAATTCGACCGCGGCCCAGGCCACCGCGGGCAGGGTCGCTGACTGGTATTTCTCCAATGGCAAAGACCTCGACGGCTTCAGCGAGAATATCAGCGGAGTGCTGGCGGCAGCAGTGCCGCTGGGCCGCAGGCCTCGTTTCGGGCTCAACGGGTTCGTGATCGCCAGGGATACTGAAAAGGAGGCCCGCGAAACGCTGCGCGAGATTGTGGCCAAGGCGCACAAACCAGCGGTCGAAGGGTTCCGGGACGCCGTACAGGAAGCCGGACCTGCCACCAAAGACGGCAAGGGCATGTGGACGGATTCGTCCTTCGAAGACCTGATCCAGTACAACGACGGGTTCAAAACCCAGCTGATCGGCACTCCGGAACAGATCGCCACCCGCATTGTGGAGTACAAGAAGCGCGGCGTGAACCTCCTGTTGACCTGCTATCTGCATTTCCAGGAGGAGCTGGCCACCTTCGGGAGGGATATCCTGCCGATCGTCAGAGAACTCGAGGCCGACGCCGCGCGCCAAGCCGACGTCGAACTGGTCGTGGCCTAG
- a CDS encoding glycosyltransferase family 2 protein, which yields MPALSPLGWFLFAATGLLMATYLYFWWMVIRASVRGHVSRAKLSNGDLRIALKQAASRGDTHRFLIQITTKGGAVTVVQRGIDEAIEGVRRFPVLAGVVRIEVITEVPDEVQLLAERYRSAPIPVVPFLLPGDYQTPRGTKLKARALEYLVEQHRADPQDCYVVHYDEESVFTPENLARLVHRLALHPVGISEGMISYGLDWRQTTLLNKAMESNRPFGCHECFSVMTSPPPLHLHGSNLVVRQDLENQLGWDIGTLNGSALIAEDLIFGLAAYLRFGSEVFGWHHAEMIEQPPFSLKAAYKQRERWVFGALQALAHVRREQNWLRLSRRDRWHINIVIRLRVFTYALGFPVSLLALSANAAGLANLALDSAGEGNLHFDAPEITAYSFVSVAGFLLWMAGTQLGLFYNLRYAGLTGRQKLRDHVLVLLATPFAGIVDTLGPLMAVAKWVTGTREVAWQPTPKLAAESPTSELRPDAAAVDPAPPSERLIRTAEEESAHD from the coding sequence GTGCCCGCACTCAGCCCGCTCGGCTGGTTCCTCTTTGCCGCCACGGGATTGTTGATGGCAACCTATCTCTATTTCTGGTGGATGGTGATCAGGGCATCGGTGCGCGGGCACGTTTCCCGGGCCAAGCTCAGCAACGGGGATCTTCGGATCGCCCTGAAACAGGCAGCGAGCAGGGGCGACACGCATCGGTTCCTGATCCAGATCACCACCAAGGGCGGCGCGGTCACCGTGGTCCAGCGGGGAATCGACGAAGCAATCGAGGGTGTTCGCCGGTTCCCGGTGCTCGCCGGCGTCGTCCGGATCGAAGTCATCACCGAAGTCCCGGACGAAGTCCAACTCCTTGCGGAACGGTATCGCAGCGCGCCCATCCCGGTGGTTCCTTTTCTGCTGCCGGGCGACTATCAAACCCCGCGAGGCACCAAGCTCAAAGCCCGCGCCCTGGAGTACCTGGTGGAACAGCATCGGGCGGACCCCCAAGACTGCTACGTGGTTCACTACGATGAAGAATCGGTGTTCACTCCGGAGAATTTGGCGCGTCTGGTGCATCGACTCGCGTTGCACCCGGTGGGGATCTCGGAGGGCATGATCTCCTACGGATTGGATTGGCGCCAGACCACTCTCCTGAACAAAGCCATGGAATCGAATCGCCCGTTTGGCTGCCATGAGTGCTTTTCGGTGATGACCAGCCCGCCGCCCCTCCATTTGCACGGCTCGAACCTGGTAGTGCGCCAGGATCTGGAGAACCAACTGGGTTGGGACATCGGGACGCTCAATGGATCGGCCCTGATCGCGGAAGACCTGATTTTCGGCTTAGCCGCCTATCTGCGTTTCGGATCCGAGGTCTTCGGCTGGCATCACGCCGAAATGATCGAACAGCCCCCGTTCAGCTTGAAAGCCGCCTACAAGCAGCGAGAACGCTGGGTCTTCGGTGCCCTGCAAGCCCTGGCCCACGTCCGTCGGGAACAGAATTGGCTCCGGCTTTCCCGCCGGGATCGCTGGCACATCAACATCGTGATCAGATTGCGGGTCTTCACCTATGCGCTGGGTTTCCCGGTCTCCTTGCTGGCGCTCAGCGCCAATGCCGCAGGCCTGGCCAATCTGGCGCTGGACTCTGCAGGCGAAGGGAACCTGCACTTCGACGCGCCGGAGATCACGGCCTACAGCTTTGTCAGTGTGGCCGGTTTCCTGCTCTGGATGGCCGGCACCCAGCTCGGCCTGTTTTACAACCTGCGGTATGCCGGGCTCACCGGCAGGCAGAAACTCCGGGACCATGTCCTGGTCCTGCTCGCCACTCCGTTCGCCGGCATCGTCGACACCCTGGGGCCGCTCATGGCGGTGGCCAAATGGGTTACCGGCACCCGGGAGGTCGCTTGGCAGCCGACGCCGAAACTTGCCGCAGAATCGCCGACGAGCGAACTGCGGCCCGACGCTGCTGCGGTGGACCCCGCTCCGCCTTCGGAGCGGCTGATCCGCACGGCCGAAGAAGAATCGGCCCACGACTGA
- a CDS encoding S1/P1 nuclease — MSGIFVTGFIATAITLTGAPQANAWGTSGHNIAAGLAESRLTPTAKQEVDRLLAGESKPTLSGVSTWADQIRSDGSALGKESGAWHYVNIAENNCSYDPAVNGNNGSNIVEALRNQTAILADRTQSDASRNQALKFVVHLAEDIAQPMHGGYARDRGGNSTNVTYLGSKTNLHSVWDSRLLAAGKKSDATYVKELTAQPTPALGSTDPAAWVKESCNIAVSPGVYPANSTIGNEYTAKYLPVAENQLKMSGERLARLINTALANG, encoded by the coding sequence ATGAGCGGTATTTTTGTCACCGGATTCATCGCCACAGCCATCACGTTGACCGGTGCCCCGCAGGCGAATGCCTGGGGAACGTCCGGCCACAATATTGCAGCCGGCCTCGCCGAATCCCGGCTGACCCCGACCGCAAAACAAGAAGTCGACCGGCTGCTCGCCGGCGAATCGAAGCCCACGCTTTCCGGAGTGTCCACCTGGGCCGACCAGATCCGGTCCGATGGCTCTGCTCTGGGCAAGGAATCCGGAGCCTGGCACTACGTCAACATCGCGGAGAACAACTGCAGCTATGATCCTGCGGTCAACGGGAACAACGGCTCCAACATCGTCGAGGCGCTCCGCAACCAAACCGCGATTCTGGCGGACCGCACGCAGTCAGATGCTTCGCGCAACCAGGCGCTGAAATTCGTCGTCCACCTCGCCGAGGACATCGCGCAACCGATGCACGGCGGATACGCCCGGGACCGCGGCGGCAACTCGACGAATGTGACCTATCTCGGCAGCAAAACGAATCTGCACTCGGTCTGGGACAGCCGGCTGCTTGCCGCAGGCAAAAAGAGCGATGCCACCTATGTCAAAGAGCTCACGGCGCAGCCGACGCCCGCACTGGGTTCCACCGATCCGGCGGCTTGGGTGAAGGAAAGCTGCAACATCGCGGTCAGCCCCGGGGTCTATCCGGCGAATTCCACGATCGGCAACGAGTACACCGCCAAGTATTTGCCCGTGGCCGAAAACCAACTCAAAATGTCCGGTGAACGATTGGCCCGGCTGATCAACACCGCACTGGCAAACGGCTGA
- a CDS encoding DUF202 domain-containing protein produces the protein MSGSLAGSAAPRDPGLQIERTIMAWWRTIVSMIVVDIFAWRFLVHEPGGQLPGILQISGLLLTAAGTLGFSVCFYLRQRALRRGPEWAAAERRILVASTGWLLTVVVGGALSVLAGV, from the coding sequence ATGAGCGGGAGCCTGGCCGGATCTGCAGCGCCCCGGGACCCGGGGCTGCAAATCGAGCGCACCATCATGGCCTGGTGGCGCACCATCGTTTCGATGATCGTGGTCGACATCTTCGCTTGGCGATTCTTGGTGCACGAGCCCGGAGGGCAGCTGCCCGGCATCCTCCAAATCTCCGGATTGCTGCTGACCGCGGCTGGCACCTTGGGTTTTTCGGTCTGTTTCTATCTGCGCCAACGGGCGCTCCGCCGCGGCCCTGAGTGGGCCGCGGCGGAGCGCCGAATCCTGGTCGCCTCAACCGGCTGGCTGCTCACGGTCGTCGTCGGCGGGGCTTTGTCGGTCCTCGCAGGAGTTTGA
- a CDS encoding YidH family protein: MKKPDWRTTGERPDYRFSLANERTFLAWVRTALALLAGAVAVNQLASALNPVQLRTALCVLLAVFSGVLAFVAYRRWAAQEKAMRNNEDLPHSWVLLGMAGVVGVSAIAFLVLLFWR, encoded by the coding sequence ATGAAAAAGCCAGATTGGCGTACTACCGGGGAGCGCCCGGACTATCGGTTTTCGCTGGCCAACGAGCGGACTTTCCTGGCCTGGGTGCGAACTGCGCTGGCGTTGCTCGCCGGGGCGGTGGCGGTGAACCAATTGGCTTCGGCGCTGAACCCGGTGCAACTGCGCACGGCGCTGTGCGTACTGCTCGCGGTGTTCAGCGGCGTCCTGGCGTTCGTCGCCTACCGGCGTTGGGCTGCGCAGGAAAAGGCGATGCGGAACAACGAGGATCTGCCGCACTCCTGGGTGTTGCTGGGCATGGCAGGCGTCGTAGGCGTTTCCGCCATCGCGTTTCTGGTCTTGCTTTTCTGGCGATGA
- a CDS encoding GNAT family N-acetyltransferase: protein MQLRPDYPIKTPRLRLRPLRPEDTPALLAYRGNAEVCRFLPFEPMDEAVLAQRLAGDFARTALTGEAQALTLGVESAESGSLIGDVVLFFHSAEHRAGEIGYVFHPEATGRGYASEACSALLDLAFGELGLHRVIARINGGNHASAKLAERLGMRHEASHLSSLRFKGAWADLEIYAILAEEWRLRRS from the coding sequence GTGCAGCTACGTCCGGATTACCCTATCAAGACTCCCCGGTTGCGATTGCGGCCGCTGAGGCCCGAGGACACCCCGGCTCTGCTGGCGTATCGGGGCAATGCGGAAGTCTGCCGGTTCTTGCCCTTCGAACCGATGGACGAAGCGGTGCTGGCCCAGCGGCTGGCCGGTGATTTCGCCCGGACGGCGCTCACCGGAGAAGCCCAAGCGCTCACCTTGGGCGTGGAGTCCGCCGAATCGGGGAGCTTGATCGGCGACGTCGTGCTGTTTTTCCATTCGGCAGAACATCGAGCCGGCGAGATCGGTTATGTATTCCACCCGGAAGCCACTGGCCGGGGCTACGCCTCGGAAGCCTGCTCCGCGCTTTTGGACCTGGCGTTCGGGGAACTGGGCCTGCACCGGGTGATTGCGCGGATCAACGGTGGGAACCATGCCTCGGCAAAGCTCGCCGAGCGGTTGGGAATGCGCCATGAGGCGAGCCATCTGAGCAGTCTTCGGTTCAAGGGCGCGTGGGCCGATCTGGAAATCTATGCGATCCTGGCCGAAGAATGGCGGTTGCGCCGGAGTTGA
- a CDS encoding GMC family oxidoreductase yields the protein MADDVTGTNDLTRRNVLTGMTLGALPLGAFGLPQPMAVRDAANPPSEVDYIVVGSGPGGAPVAARLAEAGYAVVVLEAGPDQGNSTYYDVPALWPRTVSDPAIRWDYFVRHYADAAAHGGQFVPQKDGVLYPRAATLGGCSAHHAMVTINASPGDWSYLQNLTGDASFDPETMWGYWEKVLSWQPLQQVTPLRAATDDQVARLLASFEAENALLPQGAAVKIGPDPNSYLNTSQSAQGAYLTPQNSRNGRRIGPRERLLAAAAKNPGLTILNGALAEKVLLERAPDGAQKAVGVQYLASQHLYSADPDAGNPSEGTRAKLRRTIRARKEVILAGGCYNSPQLLMLSGIGPAEQLRSQGIEVKVPLPGVGSNFQDRNEATVVTRLDRPLSLTAGCTLTGGPEDVVCMTGWQAGGTASVYGSNGAPFYLRRRYSAGSERPEVALLGVFGEFYNFRPGWVDTALQTPSQYLTWIVVKAYSQSRKGYVRLRSADPLDTPFVNKQSFDDGSNGAYDIAAISEGIEVARRINKRAGLFGVEVAPGTSANLTDYIRKEQFGHHGSCTNPIGAASDPMAVLDSKHRVRGTSGLRVVDASAFNRIPGSFIWAPTATLAERAADQILSAG from the coding sequence ATGGCCGATGATGTGACCGGAACCAACGATCTGACCAGACGCAATGTCCTGACCGGGATGACCCTGGGTGCCTTGCCGCTGGGCGCCTTCGGTTTGCCGCAGCCCATGGCGGTGCGCGATGCCGCCAATCCGCCGAGCGAAGTCGACTACATCGTGGTCGGCAGCGGACCCGGCGGTGCCCCGGTGGCTGCCCGGTTGGCGGAGGCCGGCTACGCCGTCGTCGTCCTGGAAGCCGGGCCGGACCAGGGGAACAGCACCTATTACGACGTGCCGGCACTTTGGCCGAGGACGGTTTCCGACCCCGCTATCCGTTGGGACTACTTCGTCCGGCACTATGCCGACGCAGCAGCGCACGGCGGGCAGTTCGTGCCGCAAAAAGACGGCGTGCTTTACCCGAGGGCAGCAACCCTCGGCGGGTGTTCCGCGCATCACGCGATGGTCACCATCAACGCGAGCCCCGGCGACTGGAGCTATCTGCAGAATCTCACCGGAGATGCGTCCTTCGACCCGGAAACGATGTGGGGGTATTGGGAAAAGGTGCTGTCTTGGCAGCCATTGCAACAGGTCACCCCGCTGCGCGCGGCCACCGACGACCAAGTCGCCCGGCTGCTGGCCTCCTTCGAAGCAGAAAACGCGTTGTTGCCGCAGGGGGCCGCGGTCAAGATCGGCCCGGACCCGAACTCCTACCTCAACACTTCGCAGAGCGCCCAAGGGGCTTACCTCACACCGCAGAACTCACGGAACGGCCGGCGCATCGGCCCGCGTGAACGGCTGCTCGCGGCGGCCGCGAAGAACCCCGGCCTGACCATCCTGAACGGCGCGCTCGCCGAAAAGGTGCTCCTGGAACGCGCCCCCGACGGCGCGCAGAAAGCCGTGGGCGTACAGTACTTGGCCAGCCAGCATCTGTACTCGGCGGATCCCGACGCCGGCAACCCGAGCGAGGGGACCCGCGCCAAGCTGCGCCGCACCATCCGGGCGCGCAAGGAGGTCATCCTGGCCGGCGGATGCTACAACTCGCCCCAGCTGCTCATGCTTTCCGGCATCGGGCCGGCCGAACAGCTGCGCAGCCAGGGCATCGAAGTCAAAGTCCCGTTGCCCGGCGTCGGCAGCAATTTCCAGGATCGCAATGAGGCCACCGTGGTTACCCGGTTGGACCGGCCGCTGAGCCTGACTGCAGGATGCACGCTCACCGGAGGCCCGGAAGACGTCGTCTGCATGACCGGTTGGCAAGCCGGCGGGACTGCTTCGGTATACGGCAGCAACGGCGCACCGTTCTACCTGCGACGGCGCTACTCCGCCGGATCGGAACGTCCGGAGGTGGCGCTTTTGGGCGTTTTCGGGGAGTTCTACAACTTCCGGCCCGGCTGGGTGGACACGGCGTTGCAGACCCCGTCCCAGTACCTGACCTGGATTGTGGTCAAAGCATATTCGCAGAGCCGCAAGGGCTATGTCCGGCTGCGTTCTGCGGATCCGTTGGACACACCGTTTGTTAACAAACAGTCCTTCGACGACGGCAGCAACGGTGCTTATGACATTGCTGCCATTTCCGAGGGGATCGAGGTTGCCCGCCGGATCAACAAACGGGCGGGTCTGTTCGGCGTCGAAGTGGCGCCCGGGACGTCGGCCAATCTGACCGATTACATCCGCAAAGAGCAATTCGGACACCACGGTTCGTGCACCAACCCGATCGGGGCGGCGAGTGACCCGATGGCGGTCTTGGACTCCAAACACCGGGTGCGGGGAACCTCTGGACTGCGGGTGGTCGATGCTTCGGCGTTCAACCGGATCCCGGGCAGCTTCATCTGGGCGCCCACGGCGACCTTGGCGGAACGGGCCGCGGACCAGATTCTTTCGGCCGGTTGA
- a CDS encoding trypsin-like serine peptidase, producing the protein MSQATAEPVSNGDVSSTAISTSEAQAAQDYWTPERMKAAIPGDSLVADKVAGPTVQPQTGLPTTVPAQQPVLRATSGPLTPISNIGKVFFTINGSGYVCSGNSVNSTNGSTVSTAGHCMNEGPGVYYKDFVFVPAYENGAAPYGKWPARTLIATSQWVNNGDINYDTGFAVVSTLNGKRLADVVGASGVAFNQSRGLNYTAYGYPAAAPYDGQRLWSCAGKATNDRINSGNTTQGIPCTMTGGSSGGPWFIGTGSNGLQNSVNSYGYNGVQMMYGPYWGTVIQNTYKTAAAA; encoded by the coding sequence ATGAGCCAGGCGACTGCCGAGCCGGTCAGCAACGGCGATGTCAGTTCCACCGCGATTTCAACTTCCGAGGCCCAGGCGGCACAGGATTACTGGACGCCGGAGCGGATGAAAGCCGCGATCCCGGGCGATTCGCTCGTCGCGGACAAAGTTGCCGGACCCACGGTCCAACCGCAAACCGGCCTGCCCACCACGGTGCCGGCGCAGCAGCCGGTGTTGCGGGCGACAAGCGGCCCGTTGACGCCGATTTCCAATATCGGCAAGGTGTTCTTCACGATCAACGGTTCCGGATATGTCTGCTCAGGCAACTCGGTGAACTCGACCAACGGCAGTACCGTATCGACTGCGGGCCACTGCATGAACGAAGGGCCCGGCGTCTACTACAAGGACTTCGTGTTCGTACCCGCCTATGAAAATGGTGCGGCTCCGTACGGAAAATGGCCGGCCAGAACCCTGATCGCCACCAGCCAGTGGGTCAACAACGGGGACATCAACTACGACACCGGATTCGCGGTCGTCTCGACGCTCAACGGCAAGCGCTTGGCTGATGTGGTCGGGGCTTCCGGAGTGGCCTTCAACCAATCCCGTGGGCTGAACTACACCGCGTACGGGTACCCGGCGGCGGCGCCCTATGACGGCCAACGGCTGTGGAGCTGCGCGGGCAAGGCGACCAATGACCGGATCAACTCGGGCAACACCACGCAGGGCATCCCGTGCACGATGACCGGCGGATCGTCGGGTGGCCCCTGGTTCATCGGGACCGGTTCCAACGGACTGCAGAACAGCGTCAACAGCTACGGCTACAACGGAGTGCAAATGATGTACGGGCCGTATTGGGGGACCGTCATCCAGAACACCTACAAGACAGCTGCTGCCGCCTAA
- a CDS encoding trans-sulfuration enzyme family protein: MFSLDTTAVHAGRDGLTDQGLHAVPIDLSTTAPLPSVHAGGLAYEHLATGGPHESGQSTVYQRLWNPTVARFETGVATLENAPESVAFATGMAALSAVLLAVVATGKKHVVAVRPLYGGSDHVLASGMLGTEVSFVTPDGVAGALRQDTGLVIVETPANPSLELVDVSGLVAAADGVPVLVDNTFASPVLQQPLNDGAAMVLHSATKFLGGHGDAMGGVVAAAPLWTSRLRQIRAVTGGILTPWPAYLLHRGLATLPIRVRAQQETAGKIASSLAGHELVGRVRYPGLPECDPLGLVGTQMAGPGSLLAFEVASAEHAERIPGALKLITHAVSLGGIDTLIQHPAGLTHRPVAADAKPQPNLLRLSVGLESADDIVADLQQAIEATR; this comes from the coding sequence ATGTTTTCCCTCGACACCACCGCTGTCCACGCGGGCCGCGACGGACTCACCGACCAGGGCCTGCATGCGGTTCCGATCGACCTTTCCACTACCGCACCGCTCCCCTCAGTGCACGCCGGCGGCTTGGCCTATGAGCACCTGGCGACCGGCGGTCCGCATGAATCCGGCCAGAGCACGGTCTACCAGCGGCTGTGGAATCCGACCGTGGCACGCTTCGAAACCGGCGTCGCGACCTTGGAAAACGCCCCCGAGTCCGTCGCCTTCGCCACCGGCATGGCGGCGCTCAGCGCGGTCCTGTTGGCCGTGGTCGCGACCGGGAAAAAGCACGTCGTCGCGGTTCGCCCGCTCTACGGCGGAAGCGACCACGTGCTCGCTTCCGGAATGTTGGGCACCGAGGTGAGCTTCGTGACGCCGGACGGCGTGGCCGGCGCGCTGCGGCAGGACACCGGCTTGGTCATCGTGGAGACTCCGGCCAATCCGAGCCTGGAATTGGTGGACGTCTCCGGGCTCGTGGCCGCCGCGGACGGCGTGCCGGTGCTGGTGGACAATACCTTCGCCAGCCCGGTCCTGCAGCAACCGCTCAATGACGGAGCCGCCATGGTGCTGCACAGCGCCACCAAATTCCTCGGCGGCCACGGCGACGCCATGGGCGGCGTGGTGGCCGCCGCCCCGCTTTGGACCAGCCGGCTGCGTCAGATCCGCGCGGTCACTGGTGGAATCCTGACCCCTTGGCCGGCCTATCTGCTGCACCGCGGGCTTGCCACCTTGCCGATCAGAGTGCGGGCGCAACAGGAAACCGCCGGGAAAATCGCCAGCTCCCTGGCCGGGCACGAACTGGTGGGCCGGGTCCGCTACCCGGGACTGCCCGAATGCGATCCGCTCGGCCTGGTCGGCACGCAAATGGCCGGCCCAGGTTCGTTGCTCGCCTTCGAAGTAGCCTCCGCCGAGCATGCCGAGCGGATACCGGGCGCCCTCAAGCTGATCACCCATGCGGTATCGCTGGGCGGCATCGACACGCTCATCCAGCACCCCGCTGGCCTGACCCATCGACCGGTCGCAGCCGATGCCAAGCCGCAACCGAACTTGCTCCGGCTTTCCGTCGGCCTGGAAAGCGCCGACGACATCGTCGCGGATCTGCAGCAAGCGATTGAGGCAACCCGCTAG
- a CDS encoding NAD(P)-dependent alcohol dehydrogenase has translation MKAVIQDRYGPPEVLQLVDLPVPEVSDDQVLIAVHAAGVDRGTWHLTTGLPYLLRLSGYGFRRPRVPTAGRDVAGTVVAIGSAVTGFAVGDQVFGSCSGAYAEYACGPASSFIMKPAVLSFEQAAAAPTSAITALAALRTVGGLQAGQAVLVVGASGGVGAFAVQIAHAMGAEVTAVCSSRGVEFVRSLGADAVIDYAKAPLAPERKYHLILDIAGGRPLRRLRRLLTGSGTLVIVGSETGGRLFGPLGRTLQALLLSPFVRQRLKGLMAFTNPEGLAALSRLIEAGSVTPVVVKSYSLAEAAQAVRQVGEGGILGKVVLSVRA, from the coding sequence GTGAAAGCGGTCATCCAAGACCGTTATGGTCCGCCCGAGGTCTTGCAGTTGGTTGACCTTCCGGTGCCCGAGGTCTCCGATGACCAAGTGCTGATCGCGGTCCACGCCGCCGGAGTCGACCGCGGCACCTGGCATCTGACCACTGGCTTGCCGTACTTGCTCCGACTGTCCGGATACGGTTTCCGTCGACCGCGGGTGCCGACGGCCGGGCGCGACGTCGCCGGAACCGTCGTTGCCATCGGCTCCGCGGTCACCGGCTTCGCCGTCGGCGATCAGGTTTTCGGCTCCTGCAGCGGCGCGTATGCCGAATATGCCTGCGGGCCGGCGAGCTCCTTCATCATGAAGCCTGCCGTGCTGAGCTTCGAGCAGGCGGCTGCCGCGCCGACGTCGGCGATCACTGCTCTGGCCGCGTTGCGCACGGTAGGCGGCTTGCAAGCCGGCCAAGCCGTGCTGGTCGTCGGCGCCTCCGGAGGGGTAGGCGCATTCGCGGTGCAGATCGCGCACGCGATGGGTGCCGAAGTCACTGCGGTCTGCAGCAGCCGGGGCGTGGAGTTCGTGCGTTCGCTCGGTGCCGATGCAGTGATCGACTATGCAAAAGCCCCCCTGGCGCCGGAGCGGAAGTACCACTTGATTCTGGACATTGCCGGCGGCCGTCCGCTGCGTCGGCTTCGACGGCTGCTGACCGGCAGTGGAACCTTGGTGATCGTCGGTTCGGAAACCGGCGGGCGGCTCTTCGGCCCGTTGGGCCGGACGCTCCAGGCATTGCTGCTTTCGCCTTTTGTGCGGCAGCGGTTGAAAGGGCTGATGGCCTTCACGAACCCGGAAGGGCTGGCCGCGCTTTCCCGGCTGATCGAGGCAGGCTCGGTGACGCCGGTGGTGGTGAAGAGCTATTCGCTGGCCGAGGCCGCGCAGGCGGTGCGGCAGGTGGGTGAGGGCGGGATCCTGGGGAAGGTGGTGCTGTCGGTGCGCGCTTGA
- a CDS encoding helix-turn-helix transcriptional regulator has protein sequence MVKPTRVSNSIRQLRFAHGEMTQAQLAERIELTRQTVIAIEQGRYSPSLEVAFQIARVFGVPLDEVFHYPESSGGAS, from the coding sequence ATGGTGAAACCGACTCGAGTCAGCAACTCGATCCGGCAGCTGCGTTTTGCGCACGGCGAGATGACCCAGGCGCAGCTCGCGGAACGCATCGAGCTGACCCGGCAAACCGTGATTGCGATCGAACAGGGCCGCTATTCGCCCTCCTTGGAAGTCGCCTTCCAAATCGCCCGGGTCTTCGGCGTCCCGTTGGACGAGGTCTTCCATTATCCGGAATCTTCCGGGGGTGCATCGTGA